ATTCTCTTATCAATGGGCTTTACAGGATCCATGGAAATAGAATAGTCCAGATTGTCTACTCTAGATTCAACACCAGGAAATCgagaatattcttttgaaaattcatgaacCTGGTGTTCAGAATCCAGATGACTGAGCAGGTTCGCCTCCTACAGGACAAGAATCGGCAGTAACTGGCTTGCTAGCCTTGGCCTCCAATTTAGGCTAGGCTTGAGCTGGCATAAAATGCTGTTGGACAACTATTTCAGGAGAAGGCTCTGGAACAACAACAAAGCCCTGCTTCCTAGAATCAGGATAGTCCACTCTTGGAAAAGCAGCGCTCTGGTTTTCATGTCTTGCCTGCAAATCTTCATGAAGCTTTTCCATATGAGCAGAAACTTTAGGTTGAGTGCCATTTCCTGGATCAATGAAATCACGAATAAtggaatgaggaagagaagagtgCAGTGGGCAAACAGAAGATCTGGTTCCTGCGTGACCTGCCAGATATTCTTGAGTACAACTGAGATTGAACGGATTGATCACCTAATCCAAGCTAATGACAAAATTTGCATTGGTGGTCCTTCAAGCAGTCTTTGGCTTGGGCTTAATGCGCTTCACGGCGTTAGTACAGAAAGACTCCAGCAAGGGCCACTCCATTCTTGAAATAACAAGGGCCTTTAGGGATTGACTTTGCAAAAGGACAACCAAAAGAAGCCACTTGACAGTATCAATTTGGTAACATAAGGCATTTTTTCGGCTTTACTCACCATATCCAGCGAAAAGTCACATTTCATTATGCAATATAGGCAAGTGCAGAAAATCGAGTAGTAAAAGAAGAATAGCTTAACTCCTGCCATCCTGCTGCAAACACTCATGAACAACTCAAAACTTTTAATCCAAAATATTACCCATCAATCGATGAGAATAAAATCGAAAATTTCTCATGAGAAATGGGGAAGGAAGAGTTTCCAAAATATACTAGAGCACACTCATTATGTCCCTTTTATGTTCGGGTGAGCAAACTTGAGTAAGTGAAAGCAAAAGTACAATCACTCATGCATATCCTTATGTGCCTTTTACCTTATGTGCCTTTTACATAGGCCTAAGACACCACCACTCGTCCCTCTGGAGAGTGCATTCAATTGCTCCTAGTCCTCTTAAAAGAGGATTGGTAatatagataatgcattaaatCAAGCACACTTAAGACATCACATCATTAAAGATACAGACCTGAATATGATAATCTGGTCAGGTTTCCTTTTGCCGGAACTCACATAAAAGTCCAAGAGAAGCTCTCTGAAATCAGAAACCAAAAGAAGGCTTGACATATGGGATAAAGCAACAAATTATTGGAAGATGCACATGTGGTCATAAGATGCGATCTTGCACATGATTCAAAATTAAGTAGAAGCACTCTCCCATATAAATATAGTAGACAACACAAGCTCACCTTATGATACGTTGATCCTTTTTGTCAGACACCTTTTTAAACAGAGAGTCTATCATTTCTACTTTAGGGGAATGAGTATGAACAGTTGCTCTGTAACGAGAAATTAGTGGCCATTGGCGAGAGCTTACCACCTGCGTTTGAGATGTAATTGACAGAGAATCTTATAAGCCACTATGCCCCTGCTACAAGCTACATGTCAAGTAATTACATGAGCTGAATTAGCACATCACCGCAGCAATGGACGGAATATCAGAATGCCCAGGAGAGCCATGAGACACATCCATTCCAAGGATCATGGTGGGAACTGGGAACCTTGGAAACCACAGGAATAGAAGAACGCTCCACCGTCAACAAAGAGTTCAAGCCACCAAGCTGCAGGAAGAAAGTATGGGTATAAATGTATGGTTTGATAATCATCGAGCAATGGACCACTACAGGTTAAATCATCATCAATTGGTTAACTCACAACACAAAAAGGATCTAAAAGAATTACTCATTAGAATTGTTGACTTTAGTATCCACTGTGGCGcctccttcatcttcattaATTGGTTAAGTAGACTTTAGGAAGTTCTTGAACCACTGAACAGAGTCTTTGGGGTACCTCTTTAGCTTGTCATTGTAATCCACAAAGTAAAGGCCGAACCTCGAAGTGTATCCGGCCACCCACTCCCAGTTATCCAACAGAGACCACACGAAGTACCCTTTCACGTTGCATCCGTCTTCTCTGGTTCGGTTATAAAGCAAAATGTTAGAAAGAACGACATAGAAAGAGCTCGGTTTCGActgataaaaagagagaaagcgcACGGAACATTCGTAACGCACTTGATGGAGGCCAGCAAGTTGGTGAGATAGTCATTGTGATACTTGATCCTCTTCTCATCCTTGAGAGCCTCTTTGATGTTGATTAGCGGCGGGCTCGGGTCGTCCATACCTGCAGAGACCCAAGTTAGAACAGACAAAGGCAACAGATTTGagcatcttttcttcttcagtaagTCATGACTGGATTAAGAAGACCTTCAACTTCAGTGAAGATATTACAGAAAGATGTAGCATCTGTATGCTGGttgccttttttctttaaagctcgGCAGACTTACCATTTTCGGTAATAATAACAGGCAAGTTCCCATACTTTGTCTTGATATAGTTCATTAAACTTCTGAGCCCCTGAGGTACTATGTACAACCATATTGAACTCGCCTGCAAATCAACATCCGCATGACAGTTTTAGTTAGAAAAACAACTGGAGAGAAATTCATGCATTGCTAAAAATACATCACAAGCTATCATTTGAACGACCCACTTCATTCTAAATGATCTTTGCCTTAATCAAATCGAAAGTTTCTTGCTCTGCTAGGAACTAACGTACCCTGTCTCCAATTGGATTGAGTATCCCATCTCTAAAAGCTGAAAATAGTAGCAAACATAACTTAGCAccaccaaaattaaaaaagagaagaccCAAACAACTAAAACTTCCAGATATGCTAAGAAGGGTTACTTACACACAGTGATAGAGCCATGCTGCTTTTGCTGCACAGGATAACTAAACAGCTTAGTAACTCGGCATGCTGACGTTCAAATTAGGAACGCGCATCAGGGGTTGATAAGGATATACTTTAGTCTTTTGAGGAAGAGTGGCACCCCGGGTAGTTTAGCCTGTATCTCCTCAAACATTTTATCCACTCTAACAGCAGGAGGGGCTCTTCTGAATTGGGGGCTTTCCTCAAACACGTCAAAAGGTTGTTCGGTGAGCTGCATCGTTGATGGTCACGGACTATTCATTAGCTTATCAGAAGATGTTGCATTATAATTGACACCGGACAAGATATAAGAAACACAATTAACAAGGCAATCAGGGGATAAAAAAGGTGTCTATCAGTCATCAAGGAAAATGTTGCAGCAGACAGGATATAAGACTCACAAGTCCTTTCATTTCAGCTAATCTAGTCAGGTCTCTTATAAGCCCACGCATGTCACACCGAGAGAGAAGTTCACCACAGCCCATTTCTGTATCTTAGCTGGCTCAACAAATTTCTGCAGAAGAGTGAAAAGATAGCATAAACAAACTTATTGAACACAATAATTGGTGGCAGATAATTCAAATAACCTTACTTTGAAAGCTCCACCGTCCATTGCGGGGGAAGAAATCCTCTCCATTGCCCACGTTTAGCTGGGAAGGAAGCCACAGAAGTTTGTGTTATTGCAGATGATTGTCTAAAAGTCCATtgcaaacaaacaaaatttctttttttcttttttctttttttatccagCTAACAAAATGCAAAAGGGAAACTAGCAGTGGCACCTTAGGAGCCGGTAGAACACGGCCTTCAACTTGAGTAAAGCTATTGCTAATTGTTATATCGCATGAACGCAGCATAGACTCTCCAATTTGATCCTTCACTTGAAACTGATAAGTCCAGTTCTGTTTCCCTATGGAATGGGTAGGCGTCATTAGATAATACAATTGAGATGAGGCATGAACATTTGATTGTACTTAGAAACAAGTCTAATGGACTTACCACATATATTCATTCCGCTTTAGCTGATAAACTCTATTTACCGGCCATAATCTCTGCATTAACAACATCcatatctaaaaaaaatagaagaagagagattagataaaatattcacttatagatatacaaaaagaattacaatatataaagatataatcAATGTCACTTACCCAACTCAAATTTTTCTGCATTCTCGATGCACTCCTCAACATCAATCGGTACACGAACGGCTCTCAACCAATCTTAagtgcaaatcaaagcttccactACTTTGGGAGTTAAAGAACTTCGAAAGCCATCAAGCACACGACCCGATGTACTAAAAGTTGACTCGGAAGCAACGGTAGATACGGGAATGGACAAAATATCTCGAGCCATCAAAGAAAGGATCTTATATTTTGAGCCATTAGtcttccaccacatcaaaagGTCAAGATTaagatccttttcatttttttcttgaagatactcATCAAGCTCGGACTTGTTGTCATCACACCCTTGTTCATTTgagtataaaaacatttttttccaaacttgGACGTCATACTTCTTTATTCTTTCACTACCACCCGAATCGACATTGGAAGCACTACCACTTGCACCAGAACTATGGCCACCAACATTTTGATCACTTGAAATAAGAGAAGATTGCTTataaaattcatacaaacgCTCCAATGCATCCTTCACCTTGTAATGCATctctttaactttcaattcatcATCATAGATTTGTCCATACAAGAATGTCACATAATTCAACTTGGCCCTAGGATCTAACACAACCGCAATCAAcaccatcatattcactttatccaagcttccataatatttatcaaatttttctttcattttcacaccCATATCTTGAAGCCTAGGATCCGAAGCATTGACTGcatctttcaaatatctataCAAAAAAGCTAttccttcaaaataatcatttgaagtaacataCGAACTCCCTGACATCCGATTGGTGGCATCATAGaatacttttagaaaatctgaaataataataacattttCCCAATCATCATCAATAGGAGTTTCATGGTTCAGCTCACTTGCAAAAGAtatattgtcttcttccattCTTTGGAAAGCTTTTCTGAACTTTATAGCTGTGTCTAACATTAGATAAGTGGAATTCCATCTAGTGGCAACATCAAGAACTACTGAACCCTTATAAGTGATCTTTTCACTCTTAATGCAAGTCTGAAATGCATTGGCTCTTGCGGGAGAACTCTTTACATATCTAACCACATTCCGGATACGTACAATAGAGTCACGTACTGTAGTCAAGCCATCTCTCAcaattaaattcaatatatgagCTGTGCATCTCATGTGCAAAACACTACCATCCAATATCGACGACTTTTCTTTAGAAAATTTATCCCTCAAATAGTTAATTGCAACATCATTCAAGCTAGCATTATCCACAGTGATTATGGACACCTTCTTTTCAATTCCCCACTCTTCAATACATTTTTCCACCATTCTCCCAATCTCCCTACCCCTATGACTatgcatcaccacaaaattgataattcttttatgcaacttccaattttcatcaataaaatgagcagtgagacacaaataattcagattttgaatgGAACTCCATATGTCGGTTGTGAGTGCGATCCTAGCATTAATCTGTCGAAAATAATTCTTCAAAGAAGTTTTTTCATCTAAGTAcaacttcatgcaatctttGGCCATTGTGAAACGTGATATATGTTTGAAGAGAGGTTGTAACTCACCGACAAATTCACGAAATCCAACTCGCTCAAACAAGGAAAAAGGTTGCTCATCAATGATGATGAATCGAGCAAGCATCCGCCTACAATGTTCTTGATTAAACGCCCATGTCAATAAGACACTACTAGTAGTAGAATCTCCTCCTGACTTGCCAGCCACGTCTACATTACGTGGTGCAAAGAACTTCTGTCTCTTATCTACGTTACGGGGGAACCTCCTGCATGTGGTCAAGTGCTTCCTTATCGCAGAAGTACCGTTAGCAACATTATACTTAAGCATGGTCCCACAATGAATGCATTTCACTTGATTTGGTTTTCCATCCTTATTATTAATTCTAGTATAATGATTCCAGCATTCCGATGTATATTTCTTATCAAGAGAAAGATGACAACCAGCCTTACTTGTGGCACTCGTGGTAGGGGGTgcctcttcttcattttcatggcCAGAAAACTCCAATTCCGTGATCGGACTCATCTCCTCATGTCCCTCCACCTCCATTGATGTGTTATCTTGATTCATTAACTTTGCACTACACAACAATAacataatataattaatttagttGATAACAATGTTAACACAGCATAATACAGCATACCAATGGTGTATAGAAACATAATACAACACTTTTATACATAAACTAAGTCTATTATGTTGAAATACATCATATGAATGATGTATAGAAACATAATACAGCACTTTTATACATAAACTAAGTCTATTATGTTGAAATACAGCATATCAATGGTGTATAGAAACATAATACATCAGTTTTATACATAAACTAAGTCTATTATGTTGAAATACAGCATATCAATGGTGTATAGAAACATAATACATCAGTTTTATACATAAACTAAGTCTATTATGTTGAAATACAGCATATCAATGGTGTATAGAAACATAATACAGCATGAACCATGGGAAAGTAGACCAATTTCAGTCTTTATTTCATCACCTACCTTTGAACCAGAAAGATTGCAAAGCTGTCTCACTAAAATCTACAAGTGATGTTGAAATTTGATGGTCCGACAGTGTCGAGAAAGCCCCTGACTGAGTCAATGACAGCTCTGCTGCTCTGGGACAGCAGGGAAGAGAATTTAAGGCCAAATATGTGAACCTAGAGCACAAACATCAAGACATCAGGAAAAAAACAGGACAGATTTAACTTCGCCATCACAATGACGTCAGCCAAATTAAAATCATCCAACtgtattataaatttataagcAGACATCAACTTGTAAAATAAGAAACTAGCTTTGACTTCTAAAGCCAATtgatatttcttcattttcgcTATGATAAATACAGATACAATAACAGTAACATCGTATTGTCAAAGAGGCttaaattttccaatattttttgCCCCAAGAAATTCGACCTGCTAATTTGGCGGGTTACAAGTTACAAAATATTACTCACATgcaaaattaactaaatataaACATAGATCACGTCTATATTTATAGCTCACTAATCAGAAGATTGGTTGGAGGAAATTTCCTCCCGTCCTACTAAGAGTAAAGGAGAACACAACGCTATAAGAGAATAAACGATTTAGCAAGCATTCATTGGATTTGTGCAGTACTCAGTCAACAACCTTATCAGTGAGTCTCGCATGTGTTAGGGAGAAGAAATCTGAAACCACGTCATGCCATGAGCGCATCATTCGTCAAAAAGCTATTATAAAATCTGCGTTTGGATGATGTGTGGTAGATTATTCTAATCGAAAAGCTTCAATTTCCTAACTGCCAGAAAGTTACGGCAAGTCACAATGAGAACTGGAGATATCCCCTAAAGAACACACATCATCCAAATCTCAGTTTGCTGCGTCTTTAGACAATGATGTCTATGCCCCATGTTTGATCatgttttctcttatttctcaGCAATGTCCAGCAGCTACAGTTATCCTACATGTACCCTCGCTCACCACATTGCTTTCTCATattttactcatttttttttgtcattccaTCAAACATTTATAGCCCTATTATATCATCAAGACAGTGTTGGTTGACTGATATTTAAGCtaactttttttcctaaaaagaaaagaaaaggataattGACAGAAAAAAGCAGGACAATGAGCTGCACTAGTTTACTTTCTTTTGTACAACTCCAACTATTCTTGTTGTTAAGTAACAGTTAACCTACCCAAGAGCCCTCTTAGCAGAAGAGTGATTTAAAAAGCTGGATATAGTGAAAAGTAAAAGCAAAGGTTAACCCAAAATATGAATGGAAGGCGAGTGACGTCGAGGGCAAGcgacggtggcgtcgagggcgatCGGCGAGCCAGATGTCAgtggcggtggcgtcgagggcgagaGGAGGTGGCATCGAGCAGTGGTCAGCAAGCGGTGGCGTCAAGGATGAGTGACGATGGTGTCGACGGCGAGCGACAGTGGCGTTGAGGGCGATCAGCGAGCCAGAGGTTAgcgcggtggcgtcgagggcgagaGGAGGTGGCCTCGAGCAGGGGTCAGcgagcggtggcgtcgagggcgagcgacggtggcgtcgagggcgatCGGCGAGCCAGAGGTCAGCGGTGGTGACCGGTGCCGTCGAGGGCGAGAGGAGGTGGCCTCGAGCAGGGATCAGcgagcggtggcgtcgagggcgagcaaCGGTGGCGTCAAGGGAAAATGGTGAGCCAGGGCCCAGGGGTCAGCCGCGGTGTTGTCGAGGGCGAGCGGAGGTGGCTTCAACCCTCGAGCAGAGATTaacggcggtggcgtcgagggcgaccggcggtggcgtcgacTCGAGCAGAGGTGGAGAACGGACTgtgatagctagtataatcacctaaaggggggtgaataggtgcacaaacaatttatcgagatacggaagcgattctttgcaaatgatagaaagaaaGTTTACTATGATTAGCGaaaatgaagtacgatcaaagtaaagagagtaaggaagagaaaattgaacacagggtttatagtggttcggcttattccaagcctacgtccactcttccgcactgacagcccaccggctggatttcactacgatcaaaagagaagttacagcacagctttgccttgattccatagtgtagatgttctaccacacctcctcaaggtttctcacaaatatagactatcttttgtatacaagtattcgctcaaagtgattgtctaaacaaaaaggagtttcagactttggaattcttctatcgagCACTTTTttaacaactaagacagtcttccttatatactcctttatgccatcatacccgttggcacttaccaaaggaattcctccaatctacccgttggacggaatcaattaagaagaatgttcaagctattaaaggaacgtgtcgatagcctatcaatctgttcgcccatacaatcgggatctcggtttccataagtagaaccttccaataatatttaggcaatcaccggatcttcaatcatcgagtcaatctcgatcaatcaaaggattcatttacgtcttttccagccacgagatcttctccagttgataaggttaaatccttgacgaaacatccagttctggatagcctttcttcaacggattagagactgtcaatgaggatagactttgagtcttaagtcggctgtccggaggtcttcgactttaaatagcgtagtccgcaagccttcgactagaccgatggaaacgttttgtcagcttcaaaatacttcaagaagatttctccaacacggACGAGCGAAGAGAGAGAACCGTGAGTCTGTGAGTGAACGTGAAACGAAGTGAAAGTGTcgtgtggaagagagagaacaacTTTTAGGGTTTCTGATTTCTGTAGACCTAATTCGACTATTTGGGGCTTTTTAGTTTTTACTTTTAGCCCTAActggaaccgagaaccgccggttcccaaaaaaaggaaccgggaaccggaaccggcctccttagaaccgggaaccgaaccggaccctcctccagttcggttccggttcccggttctacccggaaccacgctcacccctagttatgACCAGCGGCcagccaaagaagaggaagaagaaaaagaaaggagaaaagagaaaagtgaaaaagaaaaagaaaattaaaaattatattcttaaaaaataaaaataattaaaataattaaaattttaattttaaaaaataataaataataaaaaatttccattaaatttatgttgtataaaaccatGTTAgcaatgtatatatatatatatataattttttttaggtttcattaaatgggtcgggtatggatcaaaaaatttgcattacaataaatgggtcaatttgggtcggaccatttatgacccgacccaaatccGACgcgacccacccatttaactGGTCTACCTTAACCCAtgctctatttttctttccccaagCTTCAACCCGTGCTCGATTATTCTTTCCCCAAGCTTCGTTACACGACTCACCAGCTTTACCATATCTCTGATAGACAATTTCGGATGTTAAATAATccaattcgaaaaaaaattaattcaaagatCATTTG
The nucleotide sequence above comes from Eucalyptus grandis isolate ANBG69807.140 chromosome 2, ASM1654582v1, whole genome shotgun sequence. Encoded proteins:
- the LOC104435334 gene encoding protein argonaute 16-like, producing MILGMDVSHGSPGHSDIPSIAAVVSSRQWPLISRYRATVHTHSPKVEMIDSLFKKVSDKKDQRIIRELLLDFYVSSGKRKPDQIIIFRSVSLMM
- the LOC108958076 gene encoding beta-glucosidase 6-like, with product MDDPSPPLINIKEALKDEKRIKYHNDYLTNLLASIKEDGCNVKGYFVWSLLDNWEWVAGYTSRFGLYFVDYNDKLKRYPKDSVQWFKNFLKST